A genome region from Bufo gargarizans isolate SCDJY-AF-19 chromosome 2, ASM1485885v1, whole genome shotgun sequence includes the following:
- the LOC122927429 gene encoding major prion protein-like isoform X2, with protein MAKAFWIYIALIFFLILTVASRRGGKSRGGSHRNPSRTDTGSDSSPSHTGNTGSDWDPGRTGNTGSDWDPGRTGYTGSDWDPVRTGNTGSDWDPSHTGNTGSDWDPGRTGNTGSDWDPGRTGNTGSDWDPGRTGNTGSDWDPGRTGNTGSDWDPGRIDKTKTNMEMVAGADVSEPITGFHLGNPAGNMRYRFDNDMDYYYYKRYSQKMPNRVYRPSYVGNRYVAKDRFVTDCYNRTMTEYVMKPSDGKNVSDVDPTEYRVKSTVIRQLCVSEYENGPEYYNGSELNLLFSPKLILFITLFVYFVVE; from the coding sequence ATGGCAAAAGCATTCTGGATTTACATTGCATTGATCTTCTTTCTGATATTAACGGTAGCCTCAAGGAGAGGTGGGAAGAGTAGAGGTGGAAGCCACCGAAATCCAAGCCGCACTGACACTGGGAGTGACTCAAGCCCCAGCCACACAGGCAACACTGGGAGCGACTGGGATCCCGGCCGCACAGGCAACACTGGGAGCGACTGGGACCCCGGCCGCACAGGCTACACTGGGAGCGACTGGGACCCCGTCCGCACAGGTAACACTGGGAGCGACTGGGATCCCAGCCACACAGGCAACACTGGGAGCGACTGGGACCCTGGCCGCACAGGCAACACTGGGAGCGACTGGGACCCTGGCCGCACAGGCAACACTGGGAGCGACTGGGACCCTGGCCGCACAGGCAACACTGGGAGCGACTGGGACCCTGGCCGCACAGGCAACACTGGGAGTGACTGGGACCCTGGCCGCATAGACAAAACCAAGACCAACATGGAAATGGTGGCTGGTGCAGATGTTTCAGAACCCATTACAGGATTTCATTTAGGAAATCCAGCAGGCAACATGAGGTACCGTTTTGACAATGATATGGACTATTATTATTACAAGaggtattcccaaaaaatgcccaATCGAGTTTACAGACCATCGTATGTAGGTAATCGATATGTAGCAAAAGACAGATTTGTCACTGACTGCTACAACAGGACCATGACCGAATATGTGATGAAACCAAGCGATGGGAAGAATGTCTCAGACGTAGACCCAACAGAATACCGAGTTAAGAGCACCGTCATCCGGCAGTTATGTGTTAGCGAATATGAAAATGGACCTGAATATTATAATGGCTCCGAGTTAAATCTGCTTTTTAGCCCAAAGctcatcctcttcatcacacTTTTTGTATATTTTGTGGTGGAATGA
- the LOC122927429 gene encoding major prion protein-like isoform X1, translating to MRKKNIYIREDITGCKRLIKMAKAFWIYIALIFFLILTVASRRGGKSRGGSHRNPSRTDTGSDSSPSHTGNTGSDWDPGRTGNTGSDWDPGRTGYTGSDWDPVRTGNTGSDWDPSHTGNTGSDWDPGRTGNTGSDWDPGRTGNTGSDWDPGRTGNTGSDWDPGRTGNTGSDWDPGRIDKTKTNMEMVAGADVSEPITGFHLGNPAGNMRYRFDNDMDYYYYKRYSQKMPNRVYRPSYVGNRYVAKDRFVTDCYNRTMTEYVMKPSDGKNVSDVDPTEYRVKSTVIRQLCVSEYENGPEYYNGSELNLLFSPKLILFITLFVYFVVE from the exons atgaggaaaaagaaTATCTATATCAGAGAAGACataactggatgtaagag ATTGATCAAGATGGCAAAAGCATTCTGGATTTACATTGCATTGATCTTCTTTCTGATATTAACGGTAGCCTCAAGGAGAGGTGGGAAGAGTAGAGGTGGAAGCCACCGAAATCCAAGCCGCACTGACACTGGGAGTGACTCAAGCCCCAGCCACACAGGCAACACTGGGAGCGACTGGGATCCCGGCCGCACAGGCAACACTGGGAGCGACTGGGACCCCGGCCGCACAGGCTACACTGGGAGCGACTGGGACCCCGTCCGCACAGGTAACACTGGGAGCGACTGGGATCCCAGCCACACAGGCAACACTGGGAGCGACTGGGACCCTGGCCGCACAGGCAACACTGGGAGCGACTGGGACCCTGGCCGCACAGGCAACACTGGGAGCGACTGGGACCCTGGCCGCACAGGCAACACTGGGAGCGACTGGGACCCTGGCCGCACAGGCAACACTGGGAGTGACTGGGACCCTGGCCGCATAGACAAAACCAAGACCAACATGGAAATGGTGGCTGGTGCAGATGTTTCAGAACCCATTACAGGATTTCATTTAGGAAATCCAGCAGGCAACATGAGGTACCGTTTTGACAATGATATGGACTATTATTATTACAAGaggtattcccaaaaaatgcccaATCGAGTTTACAGACCATCGTATGTAGGTAATCGATATGTAGCAAAAGACAGATTTGTCACTGACTGCTACAACAGGACCATGACCGAATATGTGATGAAACCAAGCGATGGGAAGAATGTCTCAGACGTAGACCCAACAGAATACCGAGTTAAGAGCACCGTCATCCGGCAGTTATGTGTTAGCGAATATGAAAATGGACCTGAATATTATAATGGCTCCGAGTTAAATCTGCTTTTTAGCCCAAAGctcatcctcttcatcacacTTTTTGTATATTTTGTGGTGGAATGA